One Lysinibacillus fusiformis genomic window carries:
- a CDS encoding globin-coupled sensor protein, giving the protein MIFQKQKKATALDLQLYTVKMDISNRQPMVKQIEMLNLTKQDLQYLKAFQPFVEDNINHIVDRFYDMIVTERSLVDIMNRHSSVEKLKVTLRRHIIEMFNGSIDEEFYTRRINIAKVHVHIGLRTQWYICAFQDLTMSFMDLVEKHVEHPMDQFNTMRAISKISNFEQQLVLESFENTVVQLKENVEREKEEVEKKIVESSEGLATISQETNASFHLLNRQSDEIKQLAKKSLQVSTLAESQALEGRERLQNQSMNMNNIIHSLDDITDNVEQLSDMSKEMESIMNVVTNIANQTNLLALNAAIEAARAGDAGKGFSVVADEVRKLSDQTKESVTAVARLLQKTNERTDKLVHSLSNIQEEVASGEENMVQTEGQFNKILDAMTESKCQNDLMEKEVQAVAEILSELGLSFNEVTNSADKLANFAQNLN; this is encoded by the coding sequence GTGATTTTTCAAAAACAGAAAAAGGCAACGGCATTAGATTTGCAACTATACACAGTTAAAATGGATATTTCTAACCGACAGCCCATGGTAAAGCAGATTGAAATGCTTAATTTAACGAAACAAGATTTACAATATTTAAAGGCTTTCCAACCATTTGTTGAAGACAATATTAATCACATTGTTGACCGATTTTATGACATGATTGTAACTGAGCGCAGTTTAGTAGATATCATGAATAGACATAGTTCTGTGGAAAAGCTGAAAGTCACACTCCGTCGTCATATTATTGAAATGTTTAATGGCAGTATAGATGAAGAATTTTATACAAGACGCATCAATATTGCGAAAGTACATGTACACATTGGACTTAGAACACAATGGTATATTTGTGCTTTCCAAGATTTAACCATGTCATTTATGGACTTAGTAGAAAAACATGTAGAACATCCGATGGACCAATTCAATACGATGCGTGCTATATCTAAGATTTCAAATTTTGAACAACAACTTGTCTTAGAATCATTTGAGAATACAGTTGTCCAGCTGAAGGAAAATGTAGAACGAGAAAAAGAAGAGGTCGAGAAAAAAATTGTAGAGTCTTCAGAAGGGCTTGCTACGATCTCTCAGGAAACAAATGCTTCCTTCCATCTTTTGAATAGGCAATCTGATGAAATTAAGCAACTGGCGAAAAAATCTCTTCAAGTGTCCACTTTAGCGGAAAGCCAGGCGCTAGAAGGTCGGGAACGATTACAAAATCAATCCATGAATATGAATAATATTATTCATTCACTCGATGATATTACAGATAACGTTGAGCAATTGTCAGATATGTCAAAGGAAATGGAATCGATCATGAATGTTGTAACAAATATTGCGAACCAAACAAACCTACTAGCATTAAATGCTGCGATTGAAGCAGCTCGAGCTGGGGATGCAGGAAAAGGTTTTAGTGTTGTGGCAGATGAAGTACGAAAATTATCCGATCAAACGAAGGAATCGGTCACAGCGGTTGCGAGATTATTGCAGAAAACGAATGAGCGGACAGATAAGCTCGTTCATTCACTTAGTAATATTCAGGAAGAAGTAGCGTCTGGTGAAGAAAATATGGTACAGACTGAAGGTCAATTCAATAAAATATTGGATGCTATGACAGAATCAAAATGTCAAAATGACCTTATGGAAAAGGAAGTACAGGCTGTTGCAGAGATTTTAAGTGAGCTTGGACTTTCTTTTAATGAAGTCACTAATTCTGCCGACAAATTAGCGAACTTCGCCCAAAATTTAAATTAA
- a CDS encoding YczE/YyaS/YitT family protein has translation MRKITGWRWTFFIGGMMIMALGITMSIKGKIVGTSPWDVLHVGLFQNFGLTIGTWSILTGFLIVVSTSLVLREWPKIGTWLNMLLIGSFIDVFNWLLPSTEIYGLQITYFVLGLFVLSFGCGMYIAPNMGAGPRDTLMMILVEKFGGTIKTARMGIEVLVTILGGLLGGPVGVGTVLIALTSGYIVQYSLPYCRKVLMKCIGNMEGMM, from the coding sequence ATGCGAAAAATTACGGGATGGCGCTGGACTTTTTTTATCGGTGGCATGATGATTATGGCACTTGGCATTACGATGTCCATTAAGGGGAAAATTGTTGGAACGAGTCCGTGGGATGTTTTACATGTAGGTTTGTTTCAAAATTTTGGTTTGACAATTGGGACTTGGTCTATTTTAACGGGATTTTTGATAGTTGTTTCAACTTCGCTAGTGTTACGAGAATGGCCCAAAATTGGTACGTGGTTAAATATGTTGCTGATTGGTTCATTTATCGATGTCTTTAACTGGCTATTGCCGTCAACGGAAATCTATGGATTACAGATCACTTATTTTGTGCTGGGCTTATTTGTTTTAAGCTTTGGCTGTGGTATGTATATAGCGCCAAATATGGGTGCTGGTCCAAGGGACACCTTAATGATGATTCTTGTTGAAAAGTTTGGTGGAACTATTAAAACAGCGCGAATGGGTATAGAGGTACTTGTTACAATTCTAGGAGGGTTACTGGGTGGCCCTGTTGGTGTTGGGACAGTATTAATTGCCTTAACTTCTGGTTATATTGTGCAATATTCATTGCCATATTGTCGAAAAGTTTTAATGAAATGTATCGGTAATATGGAGGGCATGATGTAA
- a CDS encoding SEL1-like repeat protein codes for MYGQFLAKQNKERIKSLQQLTTTQNTWFAQNIALLTFEEVQLTTLQKMMYQVVQGLLRKNQQRHLQIVHPEQTQTVKENVLTLLAEYDDLLREAIPLPMYILIWQITSLEKLAYTTEVVDDVLDVVEWYFTHQDGEVEVFEEEDLDHEEIIDLYKEAIEEKDAEAQFELGEYYSADDDASFQPEKSIKWFELAALQGNADAQYVLGNYYFEGIGVPENIDRAFSFYKAAAKQGHADAANNLADMYFNGEGVPENMVLAKQWFDFAAAQGVAESIFTLGIMYEQGLGVTIDEEQAFLSYKKSAESGYVEAQYRLGGIYLEGQLGQIRDVNRGLYWYEKAAVQYHVDAFYDLGFIWSKGLTGIRNIEKGIHWFKQAALQGDPEAKLQLGHIYNKGEGIPRNIKEAKKWYGLAVEAGIEEATILLEELDKL; via the coding sequence ATGTATGGTCAATTTTTAGCAAAGCAAAATAAGGAACGAATTAAGTCCTTACAACAGCTAACAACAACACAAAATACATGGTTTGCACAAAACATCGCATTACTGACTTTTGAGGAAGTGCAACTAACGACCTTGCAAAAAATGATGTATCAAGTTGTTCAAGGTCTTTTAAGGAAAAATCAGCAACGCCATCTACAAATTGTGCACCCAGAGCAGACACAGACGGTAAAGGAGAATGTATTAACTCTTTTAGCTGAATATGATGATTTGTTACGTGAAGCAATCCCTCTCCCGATGTATATTTTAATTTGGCAAATTACTTCACTCGAGAAATTAGCTTATACAACTGAGGTTGTTGACGATGTACTGGATGTGGTGGAATGGTATTTTACTCATCAAGATGGAGAAGTTGAAGTATTTGAAGAGGAAGATCTAGATCATGAAGAAATAATTGACTTATATAAAGAAGCGATCGAAGAAAAAGATGCAGAAGCGCAATTTGAGCTTGGAGAATATTATAGTGCAGATGACGATGCATCTTTTCAGCCTGAAAAATCGATCAAGTGGTTCGAATTAGCAGCATTGCAGGGCAATGCTGATGCCCAATATGTACTTGGTAACTATTATTTTGAGGGTATCGGTGTGCCAGAAAATATTGATCGTGCGTTCTCATTCTATAAGGCTGCAGCAAAACAAGGGCATGCAGATGCTGCGAATAACTTAGCTGATATGTATTTTAATGGTGAGGGTGTACCAGAAAATATGGTACTTGCGAAGCAGTGGTTCGACTTCGCCGCAGCACAAGGTGTAGCAGAATCTATATTTACATTAGGTATTATGTATGAGCAAGGCTTAGGTGTGACAATTGACGAAGAACAAGCATTTCTTTCCTATAAGAAATCGGCCGAATCAGGTTATGTAGAGGCACAATATAGACTTGGTGGAATATATTTAGAGGGACAGTTAGGACAAATACGAGATGTAAATCGTGGTTTGTATTGGTATGAAAAGGCTGCAGTACAATATCATGTAGATGCCTTTTATGACTTAGGTTTTATTTGGAGTAAAGGCTTAACAGGTATTCGTAATATAGAAAAAGGCATTCATTGGTTCAAACAAGCAGCACTTCAAGGAGACCCAGAAGCGAAATTACAACTTGGACATATATATAACAAGGGAGAAGGTATTCCGCGAAACATTAAAGAAGCTAAAAAATGGTATGGGCTTGCAGTTGAAGCTGGTATCGAAGAAGCCACTATTTTACTTGAAGAATTAGATAAATTGTAA
- a CDS encoding YdcF family protein, with protein MIQSLVVLIALFLILYLTEKRRFINVVVLGLLGLFVLREIIVYYPVLIPNEQGIISEMGIVILLGSFPSVMFVLSIAMFFNSKVLLEKEGRKFRNLLLAIIGLCFFIMMIWYVFIIFNHIENEVWHILFFYAFLIFGYTMFLYTSVMAYATVYHFTPITYEPNYIIALGSGLIGDKVPPLLASRLDEAVKQYKKYGERPVIIVSGGQGNDEKVSEACAMKKYIVDVHQLPDQKVLMEDKSTNTAQNMAFSKVIMDKHAQGRKYRSLFVTNNFHVFRASIYAKRAKIDAEGVGSKTAFYYIPNAFTREFIGLLEMYKWVHVTVFLFITLFVGIILRAYV; from the coding sequence ATGATTCAATCATTAGTAGTATTAATAGCATTATTTTTAATATTGTATTTAACAGAGAAAAGACGATTTATCAATGTAGTAGTACTTGGCCTACTAGGGTTGTTTGTGTTGAGAGAAATAATCGTGTATTACCCTGTATTGATCCCGAATGAGCAGGGAATCATTTCGGAGATGGGGATAGTAATTCTACTAGGAAGTTTCCCTAGTGTAATGTTTGTCTTGTCGATTGCTATGTTTTTTAATAGTAAAGTTTTACTTGAAAAAGAAGGACGGAAATTTCGGAATTTATTACTAGCTATTATTGGTTTGTGCTTTTTTATCATGATGATTTGGTATGTATTTATTATTTTTAATCATATTGAAAATGAAGTTTGGCATATCCTTTTCTTCTATGCATTTTTGATTTTTGGATATACAATGTTTTTATATACGAGCGTGATGGCCTACGCAACCGTTTACCATTTTACACCTATTACCTATGAACCTAACTATATTATTGCGCTTGGTTCAGGGCTAATTGGTGACAAAGTGCCACCTCTTTTAGCTAGTCGTTTAGATGAAGCGGTGAAGCAATATAAAAAGTACGGTGAACGTCCTGTTATTATCGTCTCAGGTGGGCAAGGTAATGACGAAAAAGTATCTGAGGCATGTGCCATGAAAAAATATATAGTTGATGTGCACCAATTACCAGATCAAAAAGTACTAATGGAAGATAAATCGACGAATACTGCACAAAATATGGCCTTCTCCAAAGTAATAATGGATAAACATGCACAGGGAAGAAAATATCGTTCTTTGTTTGTCACAAATAATTTTCATGTGTTTCGTGCAAGTATTTATGCAAAAAGGGCGAAAATCGATGCCGAAGGTGTTGGCTCAAAAACAGCTTTTTATTATATACCTAATGCTTTTACTCGCGAATTTATTGGTTTATTAGAAATGTATAAATGGGTTCATGTCACTGTCTTTTTATTCATTACATTATTTGTAGGAATAATACTGAGAGCGTATGTGTAA
- a CDS encoding putative metalloprotease CJM1_0395 family protein: protein MKLSNLIQQESISNNHIRKKILQRKEAGNAYRKNAQYFQPKKNPLLLELENLLLGRKDQDLYEQHKEEEKEVTLQQRAMISDLQQTEKNVRAHEQVYKAVSGDKAGAFSYTQSIESENELNSSDEEVALTADAGVVPYDTLLILEQVKRAALAPVAPSTQDLRVAVSVDAQIQQIQAKVNGLDADVSERFKEEPTFGREIIEVKVPERFAKELKLDPFADTIFGKSYEEAFKARTFKSASAKYATHIQMAKNGYQPGNNSMFSMTA, encoded by the coding sequence ATGAAACTATCAAATTTAATACAACAAGAAAGTATTTCAAATAACCACATTCGTAAAAAGATTTTACAGCGAAAAGAGGCAGGAAATGCGTATCGAAAAAATGCACAGTATTTCCAACCGAAGAAAAATCCTTTATTACTAGAGCTTGAAAATCTCTTATTAGGACGTAAAGATCAAGATTTATATGAGCAACATAAAGAAGAGGAAAAGGAAGTAACGCTACAACAGCGAGCAATGATTAGTGACTTACAGCAAACTGAAAAAAACGTGCGTGCTCATGAGCAAGTGTATAAAGCTGTAAGTGGTGATAAAGCTGGAGCATTTTCTTATACGCAATCAATAGAATCAGAGAATGAGCTTAATAGTTCAGATGAAGAGGTTGCTCTAACTGCAGATGCTGGCGTTGTACCCTATGATACTCTACTGATTTTAGAACAAGTTAAGCGTGCTGCACTGGCACCGGTAGCCCCATCAACGCAAGATTTACGTGTGGCTGTAAGTGTAGATGCTCAAATACAGCAAATACAAGCGAAAGTAAATGGCTTGGATGCAGATGTGAGTGAGCGATTCAAGGAAGAACCTACTTTTGGGCGAGAAATTATTGAAGTAAAGGTACCAGAACGGTTTGCGAAGGAATTGAAATTGGATCCATTTGCAGATACAATTTTCGGTAAGAGCTATGAGGAAGCATTCAAGGCACGGACATTCAAAAGTGCATCGGCAAAGTATGCTACTCATATTCAAATGGCGAAAAATGGCTATCAACCTGGGAACAATTCAATGTTTTCAATGACTGCCTAA
- the ybaK gene encoding Cys-tRNA(Pro) deacylase: MAKAKHTKTNAVRLLEQQKIQFDVMEYETEDGQVDGVSVAGKIGHPASRVFKTLVAKAGTQNLFVFVIPVAEELDLKAAAKVVGEKKIEMLAVKELLGYTGYIRGGCSPVGMKKLYPTVIDASAREQGSIIVSAGKIGMQIHVQLDDLMAVTKAQLAPITTIHY; encoded by the coding sequence GTGGCAAAGGCAAAGCATACGAAAACAAATGCTGTAAGATTATTAGAGCAGCAAAAAATACAATTTGATGTCATGGAATATGAAACTGAGGACGGTCAAGTGGACGGAGTGTCAGTAGCTGGAAAAATTGGTCATCCTGCTTCACGCGTTTTTAAAACTTTAGTGGCAAAGGCCGGAACTCAAAATCTCTTTGTTTTTGTTATTCCAGTGGCAGAGGAATTGGACTTAAAAGCAGCTGCAAAAGTCGTTGGTGAGAAAAAAATCGAAATGCTTGCTGTGAAAGAGTTACTTGGCTATACAGGTTATATACGCGGCGGGTGCTCACCGGTAGGTATGAAGAAGCTTTATCCAACAGTCATTGATGCATCTGCGCGTGAGCAAGGGAGCATTATTGTCAGTGCAGGTAAAATCGGCATGCAAATTCATGTACAGCTCGATGATTTAATGGCAGTGACAAAGGCACAGCTTGCACCCATTACAACTATCCATTATTAA